The following are from one region of the Dehalococcoidia bacterium genome:
- the pdxT gene encoding pyridoxal 5'-phosphate synthase glutaminase subunit PdxT, which yields MFKIGVLALQGDFLEHERALAELGQRTVQVRKPQHLLDLDGLVLPGGESTTFCRLMADFGLYEPLRDLLSQGLPVWGTCAGMIVLARRVLDLPFPTLEALDVVVDRNAYGRQVDSFETDLSVPVLGQEPLRAVFIRAPVVVSVGEGVEVLARLPEGPDMPPAGAGTAVAVRQGHVLATTFHPELTEDRRLHRYFLDMVSARQARPV from the coding sequence ATGTTCAAGATAGGCGTCCTGGCCCTGCAGGGCGATTTCCTAGAGCACGAGCGGGCCCTGGCAGAGCTGGGCCAGCGGACGGTGCAGGTGCGAAAGCCTCAGCACCTGCTGGACTTGGACGGGCTGGTCCTGCCGGGAGGGGAGTCCACCACCTTCTGCCGCCTTATGGCCGATTTCGGACTCTACGAGCCGTTGCGGGATCTCCTGTCGCAGGGACTGCCGGTGTGGGGCACCTGCGCCGGCATGATCGTCCTGGCTCGCAGGGTCCTGGACCTGCCATTCCCCACCCTGGAGGCGCTGGACGTGGTGGTGGACCGCAATGCCTACGGCCGCCAGGTGGACAGCTTCGAAACGGACCTGTCGGTGCCCGTCCTGGGCCAGGAGCCGTTGCGGGCCGTTTTCATCCGCGCCCCAGTGGTGGTCTCGGTGGGGGAGGGGGTGGAGGTGTTGGCGCGGCTGCCCGAGGGGCCGGACATGCCCCCCGCCGGCGCCGGCACTGCCGTGGCGGTCCGCCAGGGGCACGTGCTGGCCACCACCTTCCACCCCGAGCTGACCGAAGACCGCCGCCTCCATCGCTATTTCCTCGACATGGTATCGGCCCGGCAGGCCAGACCCGTATGA
- a CDS encoding AAA family ATPase, with the protein MRITDDLDALLNVIPPDIQAALRERPDNYELLEVVMDLGRLPQARYPGREVILSQREITQEDIDYVVSRVGEFTADNRAGIERTLHRISAIRNRRGRIVGLTLRVGRAVFGTVRIIQDLLATGKSILLLGRPGVGKTTLLREAARYLADELKKRVIVVDTSNEIAGDGDIPHPGIGSARRMQVPSPTLQHQVMIEAVENHMPEAIIIDEIGTELEALAARTIAERGVQLIGTAHGNQIENLMKNPTLADLIGGIQAVTLGDEEARRRGTQKTVLERKAPPTFTIAVEMQERYRWVIHERVAETVDNLLRGRRGPVQVRTLGDDGRVTITHELPSPEPATPMRRWRRAGRILALPEPSETRGESAHWFEQVDEMEAAAETDEPVHVYPYGVSLELLHQVVATLDLPVVLVRDINQADVMLVPRAQARQNPKVRQMAKSRQLPVYTVKGNTIPHITRALRRLLRLDEGEPGEDWPLLTQGRDDDEVEALEEARLAVEQIVIPTGQPVELLPRPPEIRKMQHELVEHYRLRSMSFGEEPNRRLRIFPA; encoded by the coding sequence CTGAGGATCACCGACGATCTGGACGCCCTGCTTAACGTAATACCGCCCGACATTCAGGCCGCCCTGCGCGAGCGGCCCGACAACTACGAGCTGCTGGAGGTCGTGATGGACCTGGGCCGGCTGCCCCAGGCCCGCTATCCCGGCCGTGAGGTCATCCTCAGCCAGCGGGAGATCACCCAGGAGGATATCGACTACGTGGTGTCGCGGGTGGGAGAGTTCACCGCCGACAACCGCGCTGGCATCGAGCGAACGCTGCACCGCATATCGGCCATCCGCAACCGCCGGGGCCGCATTGTGGGCCTGACGCTGCGGGTGGGGCGGGCCGTTTTCGGCACCGTGCGCATCATCCAGGACCTGCTGGCCACGGGCAAGAGCATCCTCCTGCTGGGGCGGCCAGGAGTGGGCAAGACCACCCTCTTGAGGGAGGCGGCCCGCTATCTGGCCGACGAACTGAAGAAGCGGGTCATCGTCGTGGACACTTCCAACGAGATAGCGGGCGATGGCGACATCCCTCACCCAGGCATAGGCTCGGCCCGCCGCATGCAGGTCCCCAGCCCCACCCTGCAGCACCAGGTGATGATCGAGGCGGTGGAAAACCACATGCCCGAGGCCATCATTATTGACGAAATTGGTACGGAACTGGAGGCGCTGGCGGCTCGCACCATTGCCGAGCGAGGCGTGCAACTGATCGGGACCGCCCATGGGAATCAAATCGAAAACCTGATGAAAAACCCCACCCTAGCGGACCTGATTGGCGGTATCCAGGCCGTGACCCTAGGGGATGAGGAGGCGCGGCGGCGGGGCACCCAAAAGACTGTCCTTGAGCGCAAGGCCCCTCCAACCTTTACCATTGCCGTGGAAATGCAAGAGCGCTACCGCTGGGTGATTCACGAGCGCGTGGCCGAGACGGTAGACAACCTGTTGCGGGGACGCAGAGGGCCTGTCCAAGTCCGCACGTTGGGCGATGACGGCCGAGTGACCATTACCCATGAGCTACCCAGTCCCGAACCGGCAACGCCCATGCGACGCTGGCGACGGGCGGGCCGCATCTTAGCCTTACCGGAACCATCGGAAACGAGGGGGGAATCGGCCCACTGGTTTGAGCAAGTTGACGAGATGGAGGCTGCCGCGGAAACCGACGAGCCGGTGCATGTGTATCCCTACGGCGTGAGTTTGGAGTTGCTGCACCAGGTCGTCGCGACCTTGGACTTGCCGGTGGTACTGGTGCGGGACATCAATCAGGCGGATGTGATGCTCGTCCCCCGCGCCCAAGCGCGCCAGAACCCGAAGGTGCGCCAGATGGCTAAATCCCGCCAATTACCTGTTTATACAGTCAAGGGCAACACCATCCCCCACATCACGCGGGCGTTGCGGCGGTTGTTGCGCCTGGACGAGGGCGAACCTGGCGAAGACTGGCCGTTACTGACTCAAGGGCGAGACGACGACGAAGTAGAAGCCTTGGAGGAGGCCCGCCTAGCGGTCGAGCAAATCGTGATTCCTACGGGTCAGCCGGTGGAACTCTTGCCACGCCCGCCCGAAATCCGCAAGATGCAGCACGAACTAGTGGAACACTACCGCCTGCGCTCGATGAGTTTTGGCGAGGAACCCAACCGGCGGCTGCGGATTTTCCCCGCCTGA
- a CDS encoding divalent-cation tolerance protein CutA — MTEGLVVLVTVGERSEADNIARVLVEEKLAACVGIVPIESVYMWEGQWENQVEFQLVIKTVKSRYPEVEAKVRELHSYEVPEILGLPVVAGSTPYLNWVAQQTQAITA, encoded by the coding sequence ATGACGGAAGGGCTGGTTGTGCTCGTGACCGTTGGGGAGCGCAGCGAAGCGGACAACATTGCCCGTGTCCTGGTGGAGGAAAAGCTAGCGGCTTGCGTGGGCATTGTGCCCATCGAGTCGGTGTACATGTGGGAAGGCCAGTGGGAAAATCAGGTGGAATTTCAACTGGTCATCAAGACGGTGAAAAGCCGTTATCCCGAGGTGGAAGCCAAGGTGCGGGAACTCCATAGCTACGAAGTACCGGAAATCCTGGGGTTGCCGGTGGTGGCCGGTTCAACGCCCTATTTGAATTGGGTCGCCCAGCAGACCCAAGCCATCACGGCATAA
- a CDS encoding transposase, translating into SFHRSAVVRQVVEAAGCRLVYLPRYSPDLNPIEQVWSWLKRWVNHAWSLTKRNLRSLVDEAVCLLCQPLSA; encoded by the coding sequence AGTTTTCACCGGTCTGCGGTGGTGAGACAGGTCGTGGAAGCGGCTGGGTGTCGATTGGTTTATTTACCGAGATATTCACCTGATTTAAATCCGATTGAGCAGGTGTGGTCTTGGCTAAAACGGTGGGTCAACCATGCGTGGAGTTTAACCAAACGGAACCTACGTTCTCTCGTGGATGAAGCTGTCTGTCTTCTATGTCAACCTTTGTCAGCTTAG